GTACGTGCGGTTAATTAGCCGAGAAGGCTATGAAACATCCCATCTTCAACCGATTGTGCCACCGAAACGAAAGCGAAACTGTTATCGATTGGATGAGCAAATCATGTATGTTGAGATGACCCGAGGTCGGTCGGATATTTATGATATTCTTACTCATTTGACTTTTTTATATATCGAATCGAGGAAAATCCATCGGAATAGCACGGATCCAAAGGGTAAAATCTCTGCGAATTGGACAATGCTTGAGGAGTTTGTTAAAAAAGAAAGACTCGGAGAGGAGCTAGATCTTGAATGCGTTTCCGCCTATTTGAGTCATATAATTGGACGTACGTTTGAAGAGACTCTGGATGCCGTTAGAAAATTTCAATCCAGCACGCATTGCAATAGTCTTTTTTCTATAGTCTATCATTTGGGTAAACTTTCCATGGAAGAAGAAAATCTTCAAATGGACCGGGAAATTAGTTTTTCTGCTACCCTAAGAGAGCGAATTGGTCACCATGTTTATGGGGAATTGTGGGCTGATCGAATCAAAGAAACACTTTGGGAAAAAGGATTGATTCAACGGCCTATCCATATTATTTCGGCAAATCTTCATAGTGTGCTCAATACCATTTATGGGCATCAGGCTCTCGGATTGAAGAACTTTGAAGAGATTGAACAGGTGGCTATGGACATCTCTCTTAAAGCCAAAAATAATCCAGGTAAAAAAATCCAAGAGTATGCGGAAAAGAATGGATTTTTCGACTTGCCCGACGAGTCCGGTACCAATATCGGAACTCAAATTATTGACACAGCTTTGATGGAAAAATCCACACTTTTACCGGGAATCAATCTCCCTAAAGAAAAAGAAAAAAGGCCCGTTTTTGTGGTCATGGATTACGCATTTGGCGAGCAAGCTTACGAGTGTTTTGATGAATTGCTGAAACCATTTACCAAGGAGGGAAAGAAATATCCTATACAGGTGGTTTCTACCTCAATTATGGGTAAGGCTGGTATTCTTCACGGGGGTAAAGGAGATCTTATGGTGCCAACTGCTCATGTCTTTGAAGGTACTGCTGATAATTACCCTTTCAAAAACGAGTTGAAAAAATCAGATTTTGAAGGATATGGACTTGGTGTGTATCAAGGACCAATGATTACAGTACTCGGAACATCTCTTCAGAATCGGGATATTCTTACCTATTTTATGGAATCCTCATGGAAGGCCGTTGGGTTGGAAATGGAAGGAGCTCATTACCAAAAGGCGATTCAGTCTGCATCCAAAATTCGCGGAAATATCAGATCCAATGTCAAGGTTCTTTATGCGTATTATGCTTCGGACAATCCGCTGGAGACAGGTAGTACGCTAGCTTCAGGAGCCTTGGGCATGGATGGCGTCAAACCTACTTACCTCATCACCTACAAGATTTTAGAGAAGCTGTTTAAATAATTTCAAAAGTCCCAGTCCCAAAAGGTCTGGGATTTTTATTTTTCCTGATCGACCCGAGTGGAGTGTAGCATATCTAATCTCCATCCATTAGTTGTTCGAATAGCAGTGGCACTTTCCAACCAGTAAATTTCACGCAGCACCTGCCCGTCTCGGGATATCGTGGCATAATTGTGATAGGCTACCCAAGCCCGATCTCCTTCTACGTCGGTTTTGATAAATTCAAAGCGATTGGTTCGAGTAGGAGGGTTGAGGTTATTTTTAGCTTTGGTCAAATAATCTCTAATGATCGCCATGTCCCAAACTTCTCCCTGCTCAAGGAGTAAAAAATCCTCCGTGTAAAAGTCTATCAACTTATCTACTTCATAGTTGGAAAAAATTTCATCAAAGGAATTTTGAATTAATTGTTCTATCTGAAGCTGATCTGATGATTGTGAAAAAGCAGTAGTAGAAAAAAGAAAAGCGAATAGGATTAATATGTTTTTCATACAGGTTATTTGATTGGAAATAGGATTGAAAAAAAGGCAAATTAGATTTTAACGATTGGAGCCTTCTGACTTCTTTCGAATAGTCAGAAAAGGGCTTTTCATCAAATAGAGAAAGGTCTGCTTGTCCTCAGAGTCAAATTCCTTGAGTCCAAGATCTGTCTTTTTTACAGGAACATATTTAAATGTTTTGAAAATTCTGTCCCAAAGGATAAAAATATCCGCAAAATTGGAGTCGGTGTATTGTTGGTCCTTATGGTGATGGACCCGATGGTGATCAGGCATGACAAATAGTAGACCAAGTGATTGATTCAACCAATTTGGATAGTTCAAATTGGAATGCTCGAGGAAAAAAAAGATATATACAATAAAGTAATAAAGTGCCAAAGAAGTCATATCAGTTCCGAAGATAGCGGCGGTAATCACATTTCCGGTTTGATAAATAAAAATGATTTCCAAAGGATGAAAGCGAAAAGTGGTTGTGGAATCCATATGAGTGTCGCTATGATGCACGCGGTGTAACCTCCAAAGTAGGGGGACTTTGTGTGAGGCTCGATGAATCCAATAGGTAGTTAAATCATACAAAGCGACTCCCAATACCAGCTTTATCCAAAATGGTAACTCGATCAATTGCAACAGGCCGATTTGACGTGCATTAAGCCATTTTATCCATCCCAGTTGAATCCCAAGAAAAATCAAATTCAAAAGAGTTAGTGAAAGCTGGAAAAGGAGGTTTTGGAAAAGATGCTTTCCTCTGTTTTTGAAGGGATAAGGATTAGAAGTTACCTGTTCTAAAAAGAAAAAAAGGCTTAAAAGGCCGATTAAAATATAGTTTGGATCGATACTTAGGATGAAGTTTATCAGTTCCATAATTCCCTTATTTTCACTTGAAGTGAATATAAATCAATTAAACCATGCTTCCTAAGCGAACTTAGCCCTTCAGAGCCTTCACTTTTCAGGGCCCAAGCGACTCACTCCACGACGATAAATCCCCGCTGTATATAAGCTTTGGCAAAGCGTACCCCCATGGTGCGCTGTCCTTCTGAATCGAAGTGAATGAAGTCGCCTTTATGGTTCAAGTCCTTGGTTTGGATCAGATAGGAAAAGGGATCCGTTTTTTGATAATTCTCCATTTTGCTATTAATGCTTTGCCAAGATTCATCGGTTTTGGAAAAGGATCCTAATCGTCCAAAGCAAATGCTTAGCGTAGGATTTTCAACCTCAACTCTAAACTTGGAGAATAAAACCCCCAATTGCTTATCGTAGATATCGATGGTCTCCGGTGAAGCCGCATCACTTTCTCCTTGATGCCATAGGATTGCCTTGATGGTTCCATGCTGTTTCCCAATGGTTACTTTTTCTTTGAAATTGGAGAATAAAGGCACATTCCTGTAAGTTTCATCGCCAATCCATTGCTGAATCGCACTTCCACCAACTGCCGTGGGAAGAAGTAAAATTGAAACGCTATCAGGAATAAATTTTAGCAGTTCTTTTCCAAATGAAAGTCCACAATCTAAACCAGTCAGTGTAGGTTCATAAAAGTGAAGCGGTTCTTTGGCAAGTATCAAATCTCCGGTTTTGTTGATAGTCAGAATCCGTGGGTCTGGAATAGTATCCATAGGTTCGACTTTTCCTCGTCCTGCCATATTGGACTGACCAGCGAGGATAAATACCCATAAGTTTTCTTTGGATGGAATTACTTCCGGCCTCTCTTCCAGCTTTGGGAAAAATTCAGTTCTTGGATCTTGCTGGCCAATCGCAAGTGAGATGATCAAAAAAAGGATGAGAGATTTAAAAGACATGAGATGATCTTTAATTTGAATGAATATCAAAAGAAAAAAACCACTTTCTTCAGCTGATCTTAAATGATTTGCTTAGGAAAGTGGTTTTTAAATTTATTCGAAAATCAATATCCTGATTTCAAAGGCGGAGGGCCGTCTGGAATAATTCCTTTGTAGACATAGTCACCTTTTTTAGCCTTGAATTCAGCCTTTATTTCATTTCTCAATGTTTCACTTTGGAATAAATCAATCATTGTCATAGCTAATGCTTTGGATGCGTATCCCATTCCTTTATGCCCGATTGACATTCCTCCGGAAGCTACTACAGCCCAAGAATGCCATGGAGTTCCATTCGGAGCAGTCGAAGCTCCCATTCGAATCGTTGGGACTACCCAGCTGACGTCACCGACATCTGTACTTCCTCCCATGCTATGTTCTTGGGTTTCTTCTAATGGTTTTATCTCTGAAATCACTCCAATCTGTGGTTTTCCAGTTGCTTCTTGAATCTTTTTCGCAAAGGCTTGTTCCTCTTCGGTGTATGAAATTGGACCTAGCGCTTCCAAGTTTTTTTGCATCACCTCAGAGCCCCTTCTATTTACTAGAATTTCATGAACGCCAGAGACTAGTGTTACTTTATAATCCACATTTGCCAAGATTGCAGCACCTTCTGCCATCTCTTCGACTCGCTTCCAAACTGGAACTAATCCATCTCTGCTGGTATCTCTCACACGTACCCAAAGTCTGCTGTAATCGGGAACCACATTCACTACTTGTCCTCCATCTTGGATATGGTAATGAATCCGAACAGTTGGTTTGATGTGTTCTCTGTAGTAATTGATTCCCGAAGTGTATAATTCCAATGCATCAGAAGCAGATCTTCCATTCCAAGGATCAGCTGAAGCATGGGCGGCTTGACCTGTAAATTCCACAATGAAATCTACCAAGGCCAATCCTTTTTGAACCTCTGTTTTAGTTTCATCTGCAGGGTGCCAATCAAGCATTACGTCCACATCATTCATGATTCCTGATCGGATCATCCATAATTTTCCGAAATATTTCTCTTCAGCAGGAGTTCCATAAAACCGGATTGTACCTTGAAGTTTTCCTTCAGCAATAAGGTCTTTGATCGCAGAAGCAGCACCTAATGAGGCAACTCCGAATAAATTATGTCCACATCCATGACCTGGGGCACCTTCATTGAGAGGGCTTTTAAATGGAACTTTGTTTTGGGAAAGGCCCGGCAATGCATCAAATTCTCCCAATACACCAATAATCGGTGAACCTGATCCGTATTCAGCAACGAATGCGGTGGGGATTTCTCCTACGCCACTAGTCACTTTAAATCCAAGTGATTCTGCATAAGCAGATAATGCGGCAGAAGATTGTGATTCTTGAAATGCGATTTCTTCGAAAGCCCAGATTTGATCACTTAGACCCGTGAGATCTGCGTATCGAGCATCAAGCGTTTGCTGTACAGATTCTTTAAGTGGATTGGGTTTTGGGGCTTTCTTTTGAGCAAAAAGAGGTGAAGTGCTCAAAACCAAACCCAAAGCGAGGTAATGAATTTTCATAATTGTTTGGTTTTTTAGGTTGAGTAAATCAATCGAGCAACTCTATTTCCAATGAGGATCAAATTGGCATTCACATTAACTTACCCGTTGGTTGGTGATGGATTGAAATGTGCCTTAAGATAAGAAAATGAAATGCAAAGCGACTCCATTTTTTAAGAATGGGTGAATTTTGGTTTTGGCCAACCTTGAGGAAATCAGAAATTCTTACCCAAGGAAAGATTTGTCTTCAGTGGCTTCATGCGCCATTTTATCTGCAAGTTCTTTTCCCAAGTAACGGTCAATTACCCCATGTCCAAGGTAAAGGAGTGGAGTTAACAGGATTGCCACACCAAACTTGTACACATAATTAATTAGGCCAACGGCAAAAATTTGGCTAAGCTCCCAATTGCCAAATACATAAAATGCGATTCCCAAAACCACAAAAGAATCGATGAATTGGGAAACCAGCGTGGAACCTGTAGCTCGAAGCCAGATCATTTTCGGCCCAGTCACAGCTCGAAGCTTTTGAAATACAAAAACATCAATCAATTGCCCCAATAAAAATGCAGTTAAGGAACCCAAAATGATTCCTAAGCCTTGTCTGAAAATGGTATTGAAGGCATAATTGATATTAAAAGATGCTCCATCAGGAGTTTGGGCATTTACTTCCAACCAAAAGTCTGCTGGAATCAACTTGGTGACGATCGTGATAATTAGGAAAATATAAGCGATCAGCCCAGCCGTAATAAAACTGATCTTTCGAACGCCTTTTTTTCCAAAATATTCATTGATGATATCTGTAGTAATAAAAACGATCGGCCAAATAACTGCACCTGCTGTCAAGTTGAAATCAAGGATATATTCCCCAAAAATATTCCAGTTGACAGGTTGAAATCCAAGTGTTTTTTCGGCTGAGAATATTTTCACACCAATGATTTCAGCAAGAATAGCATTGGTCAGGAAAATGGATCCTAAAATGATGAAAAGGTTGGTTTTTCGGCTATGCTGTCGTTCGTTCATCGCTGGATGGTATGGGGTAGGTTTGTCCTTCTTCAGATAAATAAGAATTAGGGAAAATAGTTTGAGCCTCTTCCTGCATTTTCTCCAGATGCGCATACCTAGAGGAGAAGTGACCCAAGAGGAGCTTCTTTACATTTCCAAGCATTGCAATTTCTGCAGCTTGTCGGGCCGTGCAGTGAAAAGTGGTCAAGGTCCTGTGACGATCTTCTTCTAAAAACGTGGATTCATGATAAAGCAAGTCCACGCCAAGTACTGCTTGAGCTACAAGTGGTTCAAAGCGGGTGTCCGAGCAAAACGCATAGCTCCTCAAAGAAGGTTGGGGATGGCAAAACTCTTCCATCAGGTAGGTTTTTCCATTTGAATCTGTAAAGTCTTGTCCATTTCGCATGGAATGGATTGCCTCAATGGGAATTGAGTGGCCTTCCAATTTTTCTTTGATCAGACTTCTAAGTCGTTTTTTCTCTTTGATCAAAAATCCGGTGGTAGGAATTCGATGGTACAGAGGGAAGCTGCTTATTTCAAGGAAAGGAGACTCCCATAGGATCTGAGAGGCAACAGGATTGGTGGGGAAAAATGTCAGAGGGTAATGAAGCTGAATGTGGCTCCACCTAAGTTGGGTGGTGATGATTTCATCCAGCCCTTGAGGTCCGTAGATCGTAAGTGGTGCGGTCCGTTTAGCCAAATTGAAGCTGGACAAAACCCCCATCAATCCCAAGTAATGATCCCCATGAAGGTGGGAAATAAAAATTTTGTTGATTTTGGAGGATTTGACTTTAAACCTCCGCATTTGTATTTGTGTCGCTTCTCCACAATCCAGTAAAAAAAACTCCTGCCCAAATCTGACGACTTGGGCAGTATGATTTCTTCCATGGACAGGAATGGAAGAGGTATTTCCGAGGATCGTAACCTCAAATTCAGGAATCAAGCTTCCTCCTCTTCTTCGCCTCCATCAATTTCGTGCATGAAAATCGCTTCGCTAGCTTCTTCTAAGCTATTGACAAGGTTCAGTTTTTTATCCAGCATGGAAATTTTAAGCAATTTCATCACATGTTCCTGAACGGCTGAAATGATGAAGATTCCTCCATTTCTTCCAAATTCTCGATCACCTACAAGAAGAGCACTTAATCCGCTTGAATCCACATATTTTACCCCACTCATATCTAAAACTACATTCCGGAAACCTTCTGCATGAATGGTAAGAAGCTCTGATTTTAAGGCAGGAGCCAACAAAGAGTCAATTTTTTCCTCCATAGGAGTGAAGACTACATATTGTTCCTTTTTGTCAATTGCGTATTTCATCTGATAGTTGTTTTGTTTTTAGGCCTAGGAATTTATTATTGAATTTTTCCTGGGCGCATAATATTGGTCTATAACGGTTGGAAGGATCAGAAGGGTTATTTCCCTAGATGGGCTAAGATAGCCCCTTCAATTCTGGATTCAAGATTTTGAATATCTCCTTTCACAAATTTTTCACCCATAATATTTTCATAAAGCTCGATATATCGCTCAGAAATGCTCTCCACGATTTCATCTGTCATCTCAGGAATAGTTTGTCCATCTTTTCCCTGGAAGCCATTGGCAATCAGCCATTGTCTCACAAATTCTTTGGAAAGTTGCTTTTGGGGAAGTCCCTTGGCTTGATTCTCGTCATATCCCTCAGCATAGAAATATCTGGAAGAATCAGGGGTATGGATTTCATCGATGAGTAAAATTTGGTCTCCAAATTTCCCGAATTCATACTTGGTATCTACTAGAATTAATCCTTTCTCCTGAGCCATTTCTTGGCCTTTCTTGAAAAGCGCTCGAGTATATTTTTCCAAAATGAGGTAATCCTCTTCCGAAACAATTCCTT
Above is a window of Algoriphagus sanaruensis DNA encoding:
- a CDS encoding amidohydrolase yields the protein MKIHYLALGLVLSTSPLFAQKKAPKPNPLKESVQQTLDARYADLTGLSDQIWAFEEIAFQESQSSAALSAYAESLGFKVTSGVGEIPTAFVAEYGSGSPIIGVLGEFDALPGLSQNKVPFKSPLNEGAPGHGCGHNLFGVASLGAASAIKDLIAEGKLQGTIRFYGTPAEEKYFGKLWMIRSGIMNDVDVMLDWHPADETKTEVQKGLALVDFIVEFTGQAAHASADPWNGRSASDALELYTSGINYYREHIKPTVRIHYHIQDGGQVVNVVPDYSRLWVRVRDTSRDGLVPVWKRVEEMAEGAAILANVDYKVTLVSGVHEILVNRRGSEVMQKNLEALGPISYTEEEQAFAKKIQEATGKPQIGVISEIKPLEETQEHSMGGSTDVGDVSWVVPTIRMGASTAPNGTPWHSWAVVASGGMSIGHKGMGYASKALAMTMIDLFQSETLRNEIKAEFKAKKGDYVYKGIIPDGPPPLKSGY
- a CDS encoding queuosine precursor transporter — its product is MNERQHSRKTNLFIILGSIFLTNAILAEIIGVKIFSAEKTLGFQPVNWNIFGEYILDFNLTAGAVIWPIVFITTDIINEYFGKKGVRKISFITAGLIAYIFLIITIVTKLIPADFWLEVNAQTPDGASFNINYAFNTIFRQGLGIILGSLTAFLLGQLIDVFVFQKLRAVTGPKMIWLRATGSTLVSQFIDSFVVLGIAFYVFGNWELSQIFAVGLINYVYKFGVAILLTPLLYLGHGVIDRYLGKELADKMAHEATEDKSFLG
- a CDS encoding DUF6909 family protein, with the translated sequence MKRTKAQESRAAIERLYITMRHLFNRGSYKPMGVSGEGLIQALMTLSPEIYGSLTDHEKIELDGLLYVMERLPKGIEECRYVRLISREGYETSHLQPIVPPKRKRNCYRLDEQIMYVEMTRGRSDIYDILTHLTFLYIESRKIHRNSTDPKGKISANWTMLEEFVKKERLGEELDLECVSAYLSHIIGRTFEETLDAVRKFQSSTHCNSLFSIVYHLGKLSMEEENLQMDREISFSATLRERIGHHVYGELWADRIKETLWEKGLIQRPIHIISANLHSVLNTIYGHQALGLKNFEEIEQVAMDISLKAKNNPGKKIQEYAEKNGFFDLPDESGTNIGTQIIDTALMEKSTLLPGINLPKEKEKRPVFVVMDYAFGEQAYECFDELLKPFTKEGKKYPIQVVSTSIMGKAGILHGGKGDLMVPTAHVFEGTADNYPFKNELKKSDFEGYGLGVYQGPMITVLGTSLQNRDILTYFMESSWKAVGLEMEGAHYQKAIQSASKIRGNIRSNVKVLYAYYASDNPLETGSTLASGALGMDGVKPTYLITYKILEKLFK
- a CDS encoding STAS domain-containing protein, whose product is MKYAIDKKEQYVVFTPMEEKIDSLLAPALKSELLTIHAEGFRNVVLDMSGVKYVDSSGLSALLVGDREFGRNGGIFIISAVQEHVMKLLKISMLDKKLNLVNSLEEASEAIFMHEIDGGEEEEEA
- a CDS encoding ribonuclease Z, with product MIPEFEVTILGNTSSIPVHGRNHTAQVVRFGQEFFLLDCGEATQIQMRRFKVKSSKINKIFISHLHGDHYLGLMGVLSSFNLAKRTAPLTIYGPQGLDEIITTQLRWSHIQLHYPLTFFPTNPVASQILWESPFLEISSFPLYHRIPTTGFLIKEKKRLRSLIKEKLEGHSIPIEAIHSMRNGQDFTDSNGKTYLMEEFCHPQPSLRSYAFCSDTRFEPLVAQAVLGVDLLYHESTFLEEDRHRTLTTFHCTARQAAEIAMLGNVKKLLLGHFSSRYAHLEKMQEEAQTIFPNSYLSEEGQTYPIPSSDERTTA
- a CDS encoding DUF4440 domain-containing protein, with amino-acid sequence MKNILILFAFLFSTTAFSQSSDQLQIEQLIQNSFDEIFSNYEVDKLIDFYTEDFLLLEQGEVWDMAIIRDYLTKAKNNLNPPTRTNRFEFIKTDVEGDRAWVAYHNYATISRDGQVLREIYWLESATAIRTTNGWRLDMLHSTRVDQEK
- a CDS encoding sialate O-acetylesterase: MSFKSLILFLIISLAIGQQDPRTEFFPKLEERPEVIPSKENLWVFILAGQSNMAGRGKVEPMDTIPDPRILTINKTGDLILAKEPLHFYEPTLTGLDCGLSFGKELLKFIPDSVSILLLPTAVGGSAIQQWIGDETYRNVPLFSNFKEKVTIGKQHGTIKAILWHQGESDAASPETIDIYDKQLGVLFSKFRVEVENPTLSICFGRLGSFSKTDESWQSINSKMENYQKTDPFSYLIQTKDLNHKGDFIHFDSEGQRTMGVRFAKAYIQRGFIVVE
- a CDS encoding sterol desaturase family protein; translation: MELINFILSIDPNYILIGLLSLFFFLEQVTSNPYPFKNRGKHLFQNLLFQLSLTLLNLIFLGIQLGWIKWLNARQIGLLQLIELPFWIKLVLGVALYDLTTYWIHRASHKVPLLWRLHRVHHSDTHMDSTTTFRFHPLEIIFIYQTGNVITAAIFGTDMTSLALYYFIVYIFFFLEHSNLNYPNWLNQSLGLLFVMPDHHRVHHHKDQQYTDSNFADIFILWDRIFKTFKYVPVKKTDLGLKEFDSEDKQTFLYLMKSPFLTIRKKSEGSNR